A part of Vulcanisaeta moutnovskia 768-28 genomic DNA contains:
- a CDS encoding aspartyl protease family protein — protein sequence MGYVKVREVIGNVDGLIVKEVEFLVDAGAFYTVIGPSLAKDLGIKPITSIRLRLADDDREVIAGLSLAYMKFLDRDGVFPVVIMESPEPLLGVVTFEGLGLRVDSTTGRLEYSRQYGLAVL from the coding sequence ATGGGTTACGTTAAGGTTAGGGAGGTTATAGGTAATGTGGATGGGTTGATCGTTAAGGAGGTTGAATTCTTAGTCGACGCTGGCGCATTTTATACGGTAATAGGTCCAAGCCTTGCTAAGGACTTGGGAATTAAGCCGATAACAAGTATAAGATTAAGGTTAGCTGATGATGACCGTGAGGTCATTGCTGGTTTATCGCTAGCCTACATGAAGTTTCTCGATAGGGATGGCGTGTTTCCAGTGGTTATTATGGAATCGCCAGAACCATTACTTGGTGTCGTGACATTTGAGGGCCTTGGTCTCCGTGTTGACTCAACTACTGGCCGATTAGAGTACTCGAGGCAGTATGGATTGGCGGTTCTTTAG